A region from the Lolium perenne isolate Kyuss_39 chromosome 4, Kyuss_2.0, whole genome shotgun sequence genome encodes:
- the LOC127292121 gene encoding zinc finger protein ZAT7, which yields MVSSMNHYRDQAPLSLSLSLGAVAERKKKLRRAGAAGGAEGAAGGEFTCKTCGRSFPTFQALGGHRTSHLRGRHGLALALAGDHYSLKPKKTTSSDDQKPAAVHQCHVCGLTFEMGQALGGHMRRHREEAGVGVVAQAPPVLLQLFV from the coding sequence ATGGTTTCCTCGATGAACCACTACAGAGATCAGGCGCCTCTTTCCCTTTCCCTCTCCCTCGGCGCCGTGGCCGAGCGCAAGAAGAAGCTGAGGCGCGCCGGCGCGGCAGGAGGTGCAGAGGGCGCTGCCGGCGGAGAATTCACGTGCAAGACGTGCGGCCGCTCCTTCCCGACGTTCCAGGCGCTAGGCGGTCACCGGACCAGCCACCTCCGCGGCCGCCACGGCCTCGCGCTCGCCCTCGCCGGAGACCACTACTCCCTCAAGCCAAAGAAGACCACTTCTTCAGACGATCAGAAGCCGGCGGCAGTGCACCAGTGCCACGTCTGCGGCCTCACCTTCGAGATGGGGCAGGCGCTCGGCGGCCACATGCGCAGGCACCGCGAGGAGGCCGGCGTCGGCGTCGTGGCACAGGCGCCGCCGGTTCTGCTCCAGCTCTTCGTCTAG